In a genomic window of Cyanobacteria bacterium FACHB-DQ100:
- a CDS encoding fatty acid desaturase: protein MTSNSIQADSEQALKLEWTNVAFFGAFHALALTAPWFFSWKALGVMIFLHWLFGSIGICLGFHRLLTHRSLQVPKPLEYALAVIGTLALQGGVIFWVAGHRMHHLHTEDVDNDPYSASRGFWWSHMGWVLYPRDKFFNYESYRQFAPDLARDPFYRWLDRTEVYLALQIPMAIVLYLLGGWSFIIYGLVLRAVLLWHSTWFINSVTHLFGYTNYEAEDNSRNLWWAALITYGEGWHNNHHAQPNVAKAGRKWWEIDVTWWAIQVLRSLGLARRVVMPPN, encoded by the coding sequence ATGACTTCTAATTCTATTCAAGCCGACTCCGAACAAGCTCTCAAACTGGAGTGGACGAACGTTGCGTTTTTCGGAGCCTTTCACGCTCTGGCACTCACTGCCCCCTGGTTTTTCTCCTGGAAAGCCCTCGGCGTGATGATTTTTTTACATTGGCTATTTGGTAGTATTGGCATCTGTTTAGGTTTTCACCGCCTGCTGACACATCGAAGCTTACAGGTTCCCAAACCTTTGGAATATGCGTTGGCGGTGATTGGAACACTGGCGCTACAGGGTGGTGTAATTTTCTGGGTGGCGGGCCATCGGATGCACCACTTGCATACAGAAGATGTAGACAATGATCCCTATTCAGCCAGTCGCGGCTTCTGGTGGAGCCATATGGGATGGGTGCTGTATCCCCGCGATAAGTTTTTTAACTATGAGTCTTATCGACAATTTGCGCCGGATCTGGCTCGTGATCCGTTCTATCGTTGGCTCGATCGCACTGAAGTTTATCTTGCGCTGCAAATTCCGATGGCGATCGTGCTTTATCTATTAGGCGGTTGGTCATTTATTATTTATGGCTTAGTGTTGCGGGCGGTGTTGTTGTGGCATAGCACCTGGTTTATTAACTCGGTCACGCATCTGTTTGGCTATACAAACTATGAAGCAGAGGATAATTCACGCAATCTTTGGTGGGCAGCGTTGATTACCTACGGTGAAGGTTGGCACAACAATCACCATGCTCAGCCGAATGTGGCAAAAGCGGGTCGGAAATGGTGGGAAATTGATGTGACGTGGTGGGCAATTCAGGTGTTGCGATCGCTTGGTTTAGCTCGTCGTGTGGTGATGCCGCCGAATTGA